A single window of Podarcis raffonei isolate rPodRaf1 chromosome 9, rPodRaf1.pri, whole genome shotgun sequence DNA harbors:
- the MAB21L2 gene encoding protein mab-21-like 2: MIAAQAKLVYQLNKYYTERCQARKAAIAKTIREVCKVVSDVLKEVEVQEPRFISSLSEIDARYEGLEVISPTEFEVVLYLNQMGVFNFVDDGSLPGCAVLKLSDGRKRSMSLWVEFITASGYLSARKIRSRFQTLVAQAVDKCSYRDVVKMIADTSEVKLRIRERYVVQITPAFKCTGIWPRSAAQWPLPHIPWPGPNRVAEVKAEGFNLLSKECYSLTGKQSSAESDAWVLQFGEAENRLLLGGCRNKCLSVLKTLRDRHLELPGQPLNNYHMKTLLLYECEKHPRETDWDEACLGDRLNGILLQLISCLQCRRCPHYFLPNLDLFQGKPHSALESAAKQTWRLAREILTNPKSLDKL, from the coding sequence ATGATCGCGGCGCAGGCCAAGCTGGTGTACCAGCTGAACAAGTACTACACGGAGCGCTGCCAGGCGCGTAAGGCGGCCATCGCCAAGACCATCCGCGAGGTGTGCAAGGTGGTGTCCGACGTGCTCAAGGAGGTGGAGGTGCAGGAGCCGCGCTTCATCAGCTCGCTGAGCGAGATCGACGCGCGCTACGAGGGCCTGGAGGTCATCTCGCCCACCGAGTTCGAGGTGGTGCTCTACCTCAACCAGATGGGCGTCTTCAACTTCGTCGACGACGGCTCGCTGCCCGGCTGCGCCGTGCTCAAGCTGAGCGACGGCCGCAAGCGCAGCATGTCGCTCTGGGTGGAGTTCATCACGGCCTCGGGCTACCTGTCGGCGCGCAAGATCCGCTCGCGCTTCCAGACGCTGGTGGCGCAGGCGGTGGACAAGTGCAGCTACCGCGACGTGGTCAAGATGATCGCCGACACCAGCGAGGTGAAGCTGCGCATCCGAGAGCGCTACGTGGTGCAGATCACGCCCGCCTTCAAGTGCACGGGCATCTGGCCGCGCAGCGCGGCGCAGTGGCCGCTGCCGCACATCCCCTGGCCGGGGCCCAACCGCGTGGCCGAGGTGAAGGCGGAGGGCTTCAACCTGCTCTCCAAGGAGTGCTACTCGCTGACGGGCAAGCAGAGCTCGGCCGAGAGCGACGCCTGGGTGCTGCAGTTCGGCGAGGCCGAGAACCGCCTGCTGCTGGGCGGCTGCCGCAACAAGTGCCTGTCGGTGCTCAAGACGCTGCGCGACCGCCACCTCGAGCTGCCCGGCCAGCCGCTCAACAACTACCACATGAAGACGCTGCTGCTCTACGAGTGCGAGAAGCACCCGCGGGAGACCGACTGGGACGAGGCGTGCCTGGGCGACCGGCTCAACGGCATCCTGCTGCAGCTCATCTCGTGCCTGCAGTGCCGGCGCTGCCCGCACTACTTCCTGCCCAACCTCGACCTCTTCCAAGGCAAGCCCCATTCGGCCCTCGAGAGCGCCGCCAAGCAGACCTGGCGCCTGGCCAGGGAGATCCTCACCAACCCCAAGAGCCTCGACAAGCTATAG